Genomic window (Propionibacteriaceae bacterium ZF39):
CGGCGTTGCCGGCCTGGCCGGTGCGGATCACGATGTAGCTCGACTCGGTGGTGACCGTGTCGCCGTCGACCGAGGTGATGATCAGGCCCGAGGTGGCATGGCGATAGCGATGCTCCTCATAGATGTTCGCGTTGCGCAGCGCGACGACGCGGTCGCGCATCATGGCCGCGTTGCGGCACCACAGGATCGGTGCCGGCAGGCCGCGCTCGGCGTTCTCCCGCGACAGGATCGTGTATTGCGCGTCCTCGGTGAAGTAGCCGGGCCACGCCTCGATGTCGTCGGAGTCGATGGCGTGGGCGTACCGCGCCTGCAACTCCTGCAGCTCCATCCACAGCGTGAGGTCGGCCGGCGGGCGTACGCCGGTGGTCGCGGCGGCGATCTGGTCGGCGTTCTTGGTCTCGGAGATGTCCGTGCTCATCGTCAGTACCCCATGACTTTCTGATAGCCCGCCCAGAAGTT
Coding sequences:
- the andAd gene encoding anthranilate 1,2-dioxygenase small subunit AndAd; its protein translation is MSTDISETKNADQIAAATTGVRPPADLTLWMELQELQARYAHAIDSDDIEAWPGYFTEDAQYTILSRENAERGLPAPILWCRNAAMMRDRVVALRNANIYEEHRYRHATSGLIITSVDGDTVTTESSYIVIRTGQAGNAEVYSAGSYHDTVVKTDQGWRYAERKVIYDTSRVLTLLATPI